Proteins found in one Cobetia sp. L2A1 genomic segment:
- a CDS encoding cupredoxin domain-containing protein, with product MRLSRRLYARLSTVLLLILSAALLPRMASASDMPSYDLTLKNGTLTPRVLEVKAGEKFIIQLHNSGNTPAEFESNSLRKEKVLAPGVKSFVVIHPLRAGSYDYFDDFHLPDARGQVVATD from the coding sequence ATGCGTCTGTCCCGTCGCTTGTACGCCCGGTTATCTACTGTACTGCTGCTCATCCTGTCAGCCGCCCTGCTGCCACGCATGGCCTCAGCCTCCGACATGCCTTCCTATGATCTGACGCTCAAGAACGGCACACTGACGCCGCGCGTGCTGGAAGTGAAGGCCGGTGAGAAATTCATCATTCAGCTGCACAACTCAGGCAATACGCCCGCCGAATTCGAGAGCAACTCGCTGCGCAAGGAAAAGGTGCTGGCACCGGGCGTGAAATCGTTCGTGGTCATCCATCCACTGCGCGCGGGAAGCTATGACTACTTCGATGATTTCCATCTGCCAGATGCACGTGGCCAGGTCGTGGCGACGGACTGA
- a CDS encoding 4Fe-4S binding protein: MANCGTQTANGTMTSRPTRIARFGQAMQQRRGLIQLIQWLVVGIYAFLLVVPALLPLPDYQAHILTSLTVFAEFVFWGLWWPFVLISMVLMGRVWCGVFCPEGTLTEAASRIGLGRPIPNWMRWGGWPFVAFLGTTLYGQLASVYQYPLGALMVLGGSTVAAIIVGLIYGKGTRVWCRQLCPVNGVFNLLARLSPTHFRTDQAQWAAHNQAVRNGDAVRSHAPDCAPLIPLKQLDSAGDCHACGRCSGYKDAMQLEWRAPGAELVEPPQPVQFTHYSVLVFGLLGIAIGAFSWSASPWFVAIKQQLAVWLIEHDMMWALTTSLPAWILTNYPEHNDVFNLLDGGLITLWIVAGGCLLGAITSLPLLLGNLLMGGKATLSRMWHLSLSLIPLGGLGVFLGLSSTTMTLLRGDGINLLWANDLRATLLALACLWGLRLAWRITGEQQNSGQLAGSAARVIGTASVAVACLPVLAIWYLMFWGW; encoded by the coding sequence ATGGCCAACTGCGGCACTCAGACAGCAAATGGCACGATGACTTCACGCCCGACGCGCATCGCGCGCTTCGGGCAGGCGATGCAGCAGCGCCGTGGGTTGATCCAGCTGATCCAATGGCTGGTGGTGGGGATCTATGCCTTTCTGCTGGTCGTGCCCGCGCTGCTGCCACTGCCAGACTATCAGGCGCATATCCTGACCAGTCTGACGGTGTTCGCCGAATTCGTGTTCTGGGGGCTGTGGTGGCCCTTCGTGCTGATCAGCATGGTGCTGATGGGGCGGGTGTGGTGCGGCGTCTTCTGCCCGGAAGGCACGCTGACCGAAGCCGCCAGCCGCATCGGCCTCGGCCGCCCTATCCCCAACTGGATGCGCTGGGGCGGCTGGCCCTTCGTGGCCTTTCTCGGCACGACGCTCTACGGCCAGCTGGCCAGCGTGTATCAGTATCCGCTTGGCGCGCTGATGGTACTGGGCGGATCGACGGTGGCGGCGATCATCGTCGGACTGATCTACGGCAAGGGCACCCGTGTCTGGTGTCGGCAGCTGTGTCCGGTCAATGGCGTGTTCAATCTATTGGCACGCCTGTCGCCGACCCACTTTCGTACTGATCAGGCCCAGTGGGCAGCACACAATCAAGCCGTGAGAAACGGTGACGCCGTTCGTTCGCACGCACCGGACTGCGCGCCGTTGATTCCGCTCAAGCAACTCGACAGTGCCGGCGATTGTCATGCCTGCGGACGTTGCAGCGGCTACAAGGACGCCATGCAGCTGGAATGGCGCGCACCGGGGGCCGAGCTGGTCGAGCCGCCGCAGCCAGTGCAGTTCACGCACTATTCCGTGCTGGTGTTCGGCCTGCTCGGTATCGCCATCGGCGCCTTCAGCTGGAGCGCCAGCCCGTGGTTCGTGGCCATCAAGCAGCAGCTGGCCGTGTGGTTGATCGAGCACGACATGATGTGGGCGCTGACGACATCGCTGCCCGCGTGGATTCTGACCAACTACCCCGAGCACAACGATGTCTTCAACCTGCTCGATGGCGGCTTGATCACGCTGTGGATCGTGGCCGGTGGCTGTCTGCTGGGGGCCATTACCAGTCTGCCGCTGCTGCTGGGCAATCTGCTGATGGGCGGCAAGGCTACGCTCTCGCGCATGTGGCATCTTTCGTTGAGCCTGATTCCACTGGGCGGACTTGGCGTCTTCCTCGGGCTTTCCTCCACCACCATGACGCTGCTGCGCGGTGATGGCATCAACCTGCTGTGGGCCAATGACCTGCGCGCCACCCTGCTGGCACTGGCGTGTCTGTGGGGGCTGCGTCTTGCCTGGCGCATCACCGGTGAGCAACAGAACAGCGGCCAGCTGGCAGGCAGCGCTGCCCGCGTGATCGGGACTGCCAGTGTCGCGGTCGCCTGTCTGCCGGTACTGGCCATCTGGTACCTGATGTTCTGGGGCTGGTAA
- a CDS encoding iron transporter: MPQRHIVTTTLSRALKPALLAMSLVAPFVAGQASALEYPIGTPAKEGGMEIAAVYLQPVVMAPAGKLPANKADIHLEADIHALMENDNGFAPGDWIPYLSIHYTLTKKGSETPIEGDLVPMIANDGTHYGKNVKLDGPGKYHLTLAIQHPDMPRHIDKETGVAEWPETITTDYDFVYAGIGKKGGY; the protein is encoded by the coding sequence ATGCCACAACGTCACATTGTCACCACCACACTGTCTCGTGCGCTCAAGCCTGCCTTGCTCGCCATGAGCCTGGTAGCACCCTTTGTGGCAGGTCAGGCATCGGCACTGGAATACCCCATCGGTACGCCGGCCAAGGAAGGCGGCATGGAAATCGCTGCCGTTTATCTGCAGCCAGTCGTCATGGCACCCGCGGGCAAGCTGCCGGCCAACAAGGCCGATATTCACCTGGAAGCTGACATCCACGCACTGATGGAGAATGACAACGGCTTCGCACCGGGCGATTGGATTCCCTATCTCAGCATCCATTACACCCTGACCAAGAAGGGCAGCGAGACGCCGATCGAGGGTGATCTGGTCCCGATGATCGCCAACGATGGCACTCACTATGGCAAAAACGTCAAGCTGGACGGCCCGGGCAAGTACCACCTGACCCTCGCCATTCAGCACCCTGACATGCCGCGTCATATCGATAAGGAAACCGGTGTCGCTGAATGGCCGGAGACCATCACGACTGACTACGATTTCGTCTACGCTGGCATCGGCAAGAAAGGCGGCTACTGA
- the bufB gene encoding MNIO family bufferin maturase, whose translation MHNQQRLAGHSDVYIAPSTLDDTAIGISLKAQHVRELMSSRPVLGFLEIHAENYMGAGGAPHARLDALDEYPLSIHGVGLSLASDRPLDAAHLARLKTLCERHPPASVSEHLAWAGHSGHFYNDLLPVPLTDAMLARVSDNLARLQDALGRQVLIENPAHYLRFDAQALGAELIPETHFLNQLVERSGCGLLIDVNNVFVSAHNIGVDPVAWLEDIPASAVGEIHLAGHIEDEHEGLLIDNHGALVSDEVWALYATFIDRIGTRPTLIEWDTQVPELEVLLSQAARARTLMQASSTQAVVCLREESRS comes from the coding sequence ATGCACAATCAACAACGACTCGCTGGTCATTCCGATGTCTATATCGCGCCATCCACACTGGATGACACCGCGATAGGCATCAGCCTCAAGGCGCAGCATGTTCGTGAGTTGATGTCGTCACGCCCGGTGCTGGGGTTTCTCGAGATACATGCCGAGAACTACATGGGCGCTGGCGGGGCTCCTCACGCACGGTTGGATGCATTGGACGAATATCCACTCTCCATTCATGGTGTGGGTTTGTCGCTGGCCTCGGATCGACCGCTGGATGCTGCGCATCTGGCACGCCTCAAGACGCTCTGTGAGCGCCACCCGCCCGCCAGTGTGTCAGAACACCTGGCCTGGGCCGGCCATAGCGGCCACTTCTACAATGATCTGCTGCCGGTACCGCTGACAGACGCGATGCTGGCACGGGTCAGCGATAACCTGGCACGGCTGCAGGACGCCCTGGGCCGTCAGGTGCTGATTGAAAATCCGGCGCATTATCTGCGTTTCGATGCGCAGGCGCTTGGTGCCGAACTGATTCCTGAAACTCACTTCCTCAACCAGCTGGTGGAGCGCAGCGGCTGCGGACTGCTGATTGATGTCAACAATGTCTTTGTCTCCGCACACAATATCGGCGTGGACCCTGTTGCCTGGCTTGAGGACATACCGGCCTCAGCCGTGGGAGAGATCCATCTGGCAGGCCATATCGAGGATGAGCACGAGGGGTTGTTGATCGATAACCACGGTGCACTGGTCAGCGATGAGGTCTGGGCGCTCTATGCCACTTTCATCGATCGGATCGGCACACGCCCGACCCTGATCGAATGGGATACCCAGGTGCCTGAGCTGGAGGTATTGCTGAGTCAGGCAGCGCGCGCCCGGACGCTGATGCAAGCATCTTCGACGCAGGCTGTCGTCTGTCTGCGCGAGGAGAGTCGCTCATGA
- the rmuC gene encoding DNA recombination protein RmuC: MSLFSESVALLWLLLGILLMLSLVAGLGWRRARENVHVLEVRVDETQEAFEQTREAQQQAVQREALVEQQQRHVGEALQEARQTRDELMEQRETLQIRLDQQARALSEQQTLVRGLTRQQEVLEAQLLERDERLETLAERYSELRETHAALVTRQRQEAGHHAEQLALLNDARARLSQEFEQLAGRIFEERQQRFTASSGAQLEQLLKPFREQVGDFRQRLEQLHGEEVRERTSLKSQLDQLAGLNRQITEEAANLSRALKGDSKMQGNWGEMILETVLERSGLRDGIEFKREVSFTGEGGRQRPDAIVYLPDNKHLIIDAKVSLKAYTDYVNADDEISRSRALRAHLTSVRGHVTGLARRNYPAIDGLASPDFVFLFLPMEPAFALAFEHDDSLFQDAFTQGVVMVTPTTLLASLRTVASLWSLERQNDNARVIGERAGALLDKFRGLAESLEELGSQLGRTREAHETAMKRLASGRGNLISRAEELQELGARMKKPLPEALVRQSRETSHLAQAQEAASPSATASSPTAVLARHEEAPVSDSVHQTMANDEPEPSASQDSASSLSRWEHLERKWQGDTL, from the coding sequence ATGTCGCTGTTTTCTGAATCTGTCGCGCTGTTATGGCTGTTGCTTGGCATTCTGTTGATGCTTTCATTGGTTGCCGGGCTGGGCTGGCGGCGTGCGCGTGAGAATGTTCATGTGCTTGAAGTGCGTGTTGACGAGACACAGGAAGCGTTCGAGCAGACGCGCGAGGCGCAACAACAGGCAGTCCAGCGTGAAGCACTGGTCGAGCAGCAGCAACGCCATGTCGGTGAGGCATTGCAAGAGGCGCGTCAGACACGCGATGAGCTGATGGAGCAGCGTGAGACTCTTCAGATACGGCTGGATCAGCAAGCGCGTGCCCTGAGTGAGCAGCAGACACTGGTGCGTGGCCTGACGCGTCAGCAAGAGGTGCTGGAGGCACAGCTCCTGGAGCGAGACGAGCGCTTGGAAACACTGGCCGAGCGTTATAGCGAGCTACGTGAAACTCACGCTGCTCTCGTGACTCGCCAACGACAAGAGGCCGGCCATCATGCCGAGCAACTGGCGCTGCTCAACGACGCCCGCGCGCGGCTGAGTCAGGAATTCGAGCAATTGGCCGGTCGGATCTTCGAAGAGCGTCAGCAGCGCTTTACAGCGTCCAGTGGTGCCCAGCTCGAACAGTTGCTCAAGCCGTTTCGTGAGCAGGTCGGCGACTTCCGGCAGCGCCTTGAGCAGCTGCATGGCGAGGAAGTGCGTGAGCGCACCAGCCTCAAGAGTCAGCTCGATCAACTGGCAGGTCTTAATCGCCAGATCACCGAAGAAGCCGCCAATCTGTCGCGCGCACTCAAGGGCGACAGCAAGATGCAGGGCAACTGGGGCGAGATGATTCTCGAGACGGTACTGGAGCGCTCCGGACTGCGTGATGGCATCGAGTTCAAACGTGAAGTGTCGTTTACTGGCGAGGGTGGGCGTCAGCGGCCGGATGCCATTGTCTATCTGCCCGATAACAAGCATCTGATCATCGACGCCAAGGTCTCGCTCAAGGCCTATACCGACTACGTGAATGCCGATGATGAGATCAGCCGTAGCCGTGCGTTGCGGGCGCATCTGACCTCGGTTCGTGGGCATGTCACAGGGCTGGCGCGACGAAACTATCCGGCCATCGATGGGTTGGCCTCACCGGACTTCGTATTTCTGTTCTTGCCGATGGAGCCGGCCTTTGCACTGGCCTTTGAGCACGATGACAGCTTGTTTCAGGATGCCTTTACGCAGGGTGTCGTGATGGTGACGCCAACCACGCTGTTGGCCAGTCTGCGCACCGTGGCCAGCCTGTGGAGCCTTGAGCGCCAGAATGACAATGCCCGAGTGATCGGTGAACGGGCAGGGGCACTGCTCGACAAGTTCCGCGGGTTGGCCGAGTCGCTGGAAGAGCTGGGGAGCCAGCTAGGCCGTACTCGTGAAGCCCATGAGACGGCCATGAAGCGTCTGGCCAGTGGGCGGGGCAATCTGATCAGTCGCGCCGAGGAGTTGCAGGAGTTGGGCGCACGCATGAAGAAGCCGTTGCCAGAAGCCCTGGTGCGTCAGTCGCGGGAAACCTCTCACCTTGCTCAGGCGCAAGAGGCAGCGTCCCCATCCGCGACAGCGTCATCGCCAACAGCAGTACTTGCGCGGCACGAGGAGGCGCCGGTGTCAGACTCTGTGCACCAGACGATGGCGAATGACGAGCCAGAGCCATCAGCATCGCAGGATTCGGCGTCATCACTCTCCCGTTGGGAGCATCTTGAGCGCAAGTGGCAGGGCGATACCCTCTGA
- a CDS encoding FTR1 family iron permease yields the protein MFDQVLFIVWRESVEAILVVGIMHAWLVQSGTRAGLRYLWGGVVAGLVLAGLMGAALMGAKTWLTGTAQEVFQAILVLVACLLITQMVLWMRTKGRTLKAELESGLANAVSSGSYWGVAILVAIAVAREGAETVVFLYGMGAASLQSGGIASFSLAAGIGFALAVATFMALQLGSRLFSWKLFFRVTEILLLLLAASLLMSGLEQLIGLGYLPAGMDPLWDSSWLLDDGSGLGGLLATFAGYRAWPAATMVGGYALYWVVVISMMKNQRKNERSDQRSQLAARARS from the coding sequence ATGTTTGATCAGGTTCTGTTTATCGTCTGGCGCGAAAGCGTCGAAGCCATTCTTGTCGTTGGCATCATGCATGCCTGGCTGGTCCAGTCCGGTACCCGCGCCGGCTTGCGCTACCTGTGGGGTGGCGTTGTCGCCGGTCTGGTACTCGCCGGTCTGATGGGGGCTGCCCTGATGGGCGCCAAAACGTGGCTGACCGGCACCGCGCAGGAAGTCTTCCAGGCCATCCTGGTGCTGGTCGCCTGCCTGTTGATTACCCAGATGGTGCTATGGATGCGTACCAAGGGCCGCACGCTGAAGGCAGAACTGGAGAGTGGACTGGCGAATGCCGTCTCCTCCGGCAGCTACTGGGGCGTGGCGATTCTGGTCGCGATCGCCGTGGCACGTGAAGGCGCCGAGACGGTCGTCTTCCTCTACGGCATGGGCGCCGCCAGCCTGCAATCCGGCGGTATCGCCAGCTTCTCGCTGGCTGCCGGCATCGGCTTCGCACTCGCCGTAGCGACCTTCATGGCACTGCAGCTGGGGTCGCGCCTGTTCTCCTGGAAATTGTTCTTCCGTGTCACCGAGATACTGCTGCTGCTACTGGCCGCCTCGCTGTTGATGTCGGGTCTTGAGCAGTTGATCGGCCTCGGCTATCTGCCGGCAGGCATGGACCCGCTATGGGATTCCAGCTGGCTGTTGGATGACGGCAGCGGCCTGGGTGGCCTGTTGGCAACCTTCGCCGGCTATCGCGCGTGGCCTGCCGCCACCATGGTGGGTGGCTACGCTCTCTACTGGGTCGTCGTGATCAGCATGATGAAGAACCAACGCAAGAATGAACGCAGTGATCAGCGCAGTCAGCTGGCCGCACGGGCACGTAGCTAA
- a CDS encoding type 1 glutamine amidotransferase domain-containing protein: MAQQLQGKRVAILATHGFEESELAVPRAALQQAGVEVHIVSPQKDGIRAWAETDWGDTYQVDKLLGEASEHDYHGLVLPGGLFNPDTLRQDETALNFVCAFFQAHKPVAAICHAPWILINAGVVEGRRMTSFSSVAEDLKNAGAQWEDSAVVCDNALVTSRTPEDLDAFTAKLIEELAEGKHQHQHA, encoded by the coding sequence ATGGCTCAGCAACTGCAAGGCAAGCGCGTCGCCATTCTCGCCACGCATGGCTTCGAAGAATCAGAATTGGCAGTCCCTCGCGCTGCACTCCAGCAAGCAGGCGTGGAGGTTCACATCGTCTCTCCACAGAAAGACGGCATTCGTGCTTGGGCAGAGACCGACTGGGGCGACACTTACCAGGTCGACAAACTGCTCGGTGAAGCCAGCGAGCACGACTATCACGGTCTGGTGCTGCCAGGCGGCTTATTCAATCCTGACACCCTACGTCAGGACGAGACGGCACTGAACTTCGTATGTGCCTTCTTCCAGGCCCACAAGCCCGTCGCCGCCATCTGCCACGCACCTTGGATACTGATCAATGCTGGTGTCGTTGAGGGACGTCGGATGACCTCATTCTCCTCTGTCGCCGAAGATCTCAAGAATGCCGGCGCCCAGTGGGAAGACAGTGCGGTCGTCTGCGACAACGCACTGGTCACCAGTCGTACTCCAGAAGATCTGGATGCCTTTACTGCCAAGCTGATCGAAGAATTGGCCGAAGGAAAGCACCAACACCAGCACGCGTAA
- a CDS encoding aminoacyl-histidine dipeptidase, giving the protein MNEHIDSLEPAILWRHFRTLCNIPRPSGHEAALVAHLIAWAASRGLAHDRDSFGNLRLRKPATSGHEQAPGIVLQGHLDMVAQAASGSAHDFTRDSLDTYLEDGWLKARGTTLGADNGLGVAAALAVLEDDELVHGPLEALFTLEEETSMGGALNLAEGWLDGRYLLNLDSEDRGQVYIGCAGGADINVSAAFATSSLREDEAGLEITIGGLVGGHSGLDIHRGRGNANRLMSRALVELAEFSPRLVSWSGGTLRNALPREAQASLVLFDEHVSIARQRLAAFEAQIRDELRDTDPEVTLTLGRSNAESALSVTDSHQLIAALDAAPYGVERMSAAVEGVVETSNNLGVVQLREGHFRLCALVRSLRDDAVVMMEQRIRGLFGLIGASTVAENAYPGWKPVPEAALLARFCTLHEAVTGRVPEIKVIHAGLECGILGAKYPALEMISFGPLIRGAHSPSERVEVESVGEFWQVLKGLITELAGPKGA; this is encoded by the coding sequence ATGAATGAGCATATCGACTCGTTGGAACCCGCTATCCTGTGGCGGCATTTCCGGACACTTTGCAATATCCCGCGTCCTTCCGGACACGAAGCGGCATTGGTAGCTCACCTCATTGCCTGGGCAGCGTCGCGCGGCCTCGCACATGATCGCGATAGCTTCGGTAATCTGCGTCTGCGCAAGCCAGCCACATCGGGCCATGAACAGGCCCCTGGCATCGTGCTACAGGGCCATCTGGACATGGTGGCTCAAGCGGCCAGTGGCTCTGCACATGACTTTACGCGTGACTCGCTGGATACCTATCTGGAAGACGGCTGGCTGAAAGCACGCGGTACGACTCTAGGGGCTGACAATGGCCTCGGTGTGGCAGCGGCGCTGGCCGTGCTCGAAGATGATGAGCTGGTGCATGGCCCGCTTGAGGCGCTGTTCACCCTCGAGGAAGAAACCTCGATGGGCGGCGCGCTGAACCTGGCCGAAGGCTGGCTTGATGGGCGTTATCTGCTCAACCTGGATTCCGAAGATCGTGGGCAGGTGTATATCGGTTGCGCGGGTGGTGCGGATATCAACGTCTCCGCTGCGTTTGCCACCTCCTCATTGCGTGAGGATGAGGCGGGTCTGGAGATCACCATTGGCGGATTGGTTGGCGGTCATTCCGGGCTGGACATACATCGCGGTCGTGGCAATGCCAATCGCTTGATGTCTCGGGCACTGGTAGAGCTGGCCGAGTTTTCCCCCCGACTGGTGAGCTGGTCTGGCGGCACATTGCGTAATGCACTGCCGCGTGAGGCACAGGCGAGCCTGGTGCTGTTTGATGAGCATGTCTCCATTGCTCGCCAGCGTCTGGCCGCCTTCGAAGCGCAGATTCGTGATGAGTTGCGTGATACTGACCCCGAGGTGACGCTCACGCTGGGTCGCAGCAACGCCGAAAGTGCCTTGTCGGTCACTGATAGTCACCAGCTGATAGCCGCATTGGATGCTGCACCTTATGGCGTGGAACGCATGAGTGCCGCGGTGGAGGGCGTGGTAGAAACGTCGAATAACCTTGGTGTGGTCCAGCTACGCGAAGGTCATTTCCGGTTATGCGCACTGGTACGCTCACTGCGTGATGATGCGGTAGTCATGATGGAGCAGCGCATCCGCGGCTTGTTTGGGCTGATAGGGGCGTCCACCGTGGCTGAAAATGCCTACCCGGGCTGGAAACCGGTGCCCGAGGCTGCGCTGCTGGCGCGCTTCTGTACGCTGCATGAAGCGGTGACCGGCCGCGTACCAGAGATCAAGGTGATTCATGCAGGGCTTGAATGCGGCATTCTTGGCGCCAAGTATCCGGCGCTCGAGATGATTTCCTTCGGGCCACTGATTCGCGGCGCGCATTCGCCCAGCGAACGGGTTGAGGTCGAATCGGTTGGCGAGTTCTGGCAGGTGCTCAAAGGCTTGATTACGGAGCTGGCAGGACCCAAGGGCGCTTGA
- a CDS encoding BufA1 family periplasmic bufferin-type metallophore has product MSTKSNKSAKTAFALASALGTAVALSAAVVSIPAHAADMEKCYGVSLTGENDCAAGPGTSCAGTSTSDYQGNAWKLVPEGTCTSIETPNGMGSLEEIKG; this is encoded by the coding sequence ATGTCTACCAAGTCCAACAAGTCCGCCAAGACCGCTTTTGCACTCGCTTCAGCACTCGGTACCGCTGTTGCCTTGTCTGCTGCTGTCGTCTCCATTCCGGCTCACGCTGCCGACATGGAAAAGTGCTACGGCGTGTCGCTGACCGGTGAAAACGATTGCGCTGCGGGCCCGGGCACCTCCTGTGCCGGTACGTCCACCTCTGACTACCAGGGCAATGCCTGGAAGCTCGTCCCGGAAGGTACCTGCACGTCCATCGAAACGCCGAATGGCATGGGTAGCCTGGAAGAAATCAAAGGCTAA
- a CDS encoding GNAT family N-acetyltransferase: MLHERLLARQHRACLWISAPMAMAQSRALALCDAWPGDASPPLWLGGRVVEGDTLSSRSAVRYLPMAKAATQLGGEQTLVIFDAASVDSGFDPDAFGAVSGTLKAGGLLVLLTPAEWSSADPVPLPDADYARLAHWPVAREHLPTRYLARLARRLQLDEAVMCWPEAEALPPELPLGRLPELPLESSAISVTSVTSVTSAAFAADIGTFPMAEAPSLAAVTACDDSSADVEARDAVCLTQDQGKGVAALAALAPHQPLVISADRGRGKSAALGIAAARCLMAGEDVWLTAPRPAAVLAIFARLAALLPDGRREGNNFRLPAQGERPAATLRFIAPDALAVALAEIQVATSRLPAAIPRLYVDEAAAIPTPLLKDYLAHFPRIAFATTVHGYEGTGRGFQLRFRAHLDRQCPAWQALEMNAPVRWALNDPLEHLTSDLLLLAAEPYEVEAAKASSWLAKTQVVALDRECLAHDEAALTQLFGLLVQAHYRTTPSDLRQLLDTPGLTLLGIQGDDPAAEAGAGDTRWLGVVAAVEEGGFPTALAQEIWSGQRRPRGHLLAQSLAAHAGHQAAAEARWWRVLRIAVHPALWRHGQGARLLQALEKKALSSGITRLGTSFGAEAGLMAFWQAQGFSPLRLGLKRDAASGEHAIMMGRALAFEATPLLSALQADFQSLLPSLLAHELSGLPSELVSQLAQSEQRPLSHRDFCSDDGQQQVHHRLDWYRRGGGGVALVRPWLTAALNDDTSAARLSDEMRHGLTLALKGQDAPAFIHWATTNGLDGRKARDRWCRVTAGQLMADECFPLSQP, encoded by the coding sequence ATGTTGCATGAACGATTGCTGGCCCGTCAGCATCGAGCCTGCCTTTGGATCAGTGCGCCAATGGCCATGGCACAGTCACGTGCCTTGGCGCTGTGTGATGCCTGGCCTGGTGATGCAAGCCCACCACTATGGCTGGGAGGTCGCGTCGTGGAGGGTGACACCCTCTCAAGCCGCTCAGCAGTCCGTTACCTCCCGATGGCCAAGGCGGCGACTCAGCTTGGCGGTGAGCAAACCTTGGTGATCTTCGATGCGGCAAGTGTCGATAGCGGCTTTGATCCCGATGCCTTCGGGGCTGTTTCCGGCACGCTGAAAGCCGGTGGCCTGCTGGTGTTGCTGACGCCGGCCGAGTGGTCGTCCGCTGACCCTGTACCTCTCCCCGATGCCGACTATGCGCGGTTGGCGCACTGGCCGGTAGCGCGTGAGCACCTGCCGACACGTTATCTGGCGCGTCTTGCACGGCGGCTTCAGCTCGATGAAGCGGTCATGTGCTGGCCTGAGGCAGAGGCATTGCCTCCCGAACTGCCACTGGGGCGGTTGCCGGAGCTGCCGCTTGAGTCTTCTGCTATCTCTGTCACCTCTGTCACCTCTGTCACCTCTGCTGCCTTTGCTGCTGATATAGGCACTTTTCCTATGGCAGAGGCGCCTTCGCTTGCAGCAGTGACGGCATGCGATGACTCAAGCGCTGATGTCGAGGCAAGGGATGCTGTTTGTTTGACGCAAGATCAAGGCAAGGGGGTGGCAGCGCTGGCGGCGCTTGCGCCTCATCAGCCACTGGTCATCAGTGCGGACCGCGGGCGCGGCAAGAGCGCAGCGCTGGGTATCGCCGCGGCACGTTGCCTGATGGCCGGTGAAGATGTGTGGCTGACGGCGCCGCGCCCTGCTGCGGTGCTGGCCATCTTCGCACGGCTGGCAGCGTTGTTGCCTGATGGTCGGCGAGAGGGAAATAACTTCCGCCTCCCTGCACAGGGCGAGCGCCCAGCTGCGACGCTGCGCTTCATTGCTCCCGATGCCTTGGCGGTGGCGCTCGCAGAAATACAGGTCGCGACATCTCGTCTTCCGGCCGCCATTCCCCGTCTCTACGTGGATGAAGCCGCGGCGATCCCCACGCCGCTTCTGAAAGACTATCTGGCGCATTTTCCGCGTATCGCCTTCGCGACCACCGTGCATGGCTACGAGGGGACCGGTCGTGGCTTCCAGCTGCGCTTTCGCGCGCATCTCGATCGTCAGTGCCCTGCCTGGCAGGCACTGGAGATGAATGCGCCGGTGCGCTGGGCGCTGAATGACCCACTCGAACACCTGACGAGTGACTTGCTGCTTCTGGCCGCTGAACCGTACGAGGTTGAGGCCGCGAAGGCCTCATCATGGCTGGCGAAGACGCAGGTCGTAGCGCTTGATCGTGAATGTCTGGCACATGATGAGGCGGCACTGACGCAGCTGTTTGGCTTGCTGGTACAGGCACATTACCGCACCACGCCGTCTGATCTACGTCAGCTACTCGATACCCCTGGGCTTACCCTGTTGGGCATTCAGGGTGATGACCCTGCAGCTGAGGCAGGCGCAGGCGACACACGATGGCTTGGCGTAGTGGCCGCGGTAGAGGAGGGAGGATTTCCTACAGCACTCGCGCAAGAGATCTGGAGTGGTCAGCGGCGGCCGCGTGGGCATCTGCTTGCCCAGTCGCTGGCGGCTCATGCCGGGCACCAGGCGGCCGCCGAAGCACGTTGGTGGCGCGTGCTACGTATCGCGGTCCATCCTGCGCTATGGCGGCACGGACAGGGCGCACGACTGTTACAGGCATTGGAGAAAAAGGCCTTGTCGAGCGGTATTACGCGACTGGGTACCAGCTTTGGGGCTGAGGCCGGATTGATGGCGTTCTGGCAGGCGCAGGGGTTTTCGCCGCTGCGACTGGGGCTCAAGCGAGATGCCGCAAGCGGTGAACATGCCATCATGATGGGCAGGGCGCTGGCGTTCGAAGCGACGCCATTGCTCTCGGCATTGCAGGCTGACTTTCAGTCTCTGCTGCCCTCTTTGTTGGCGCATGAGTTATCGGGCTTGCCAAGCGAGCTGGTGAGTCAGTTGGCTCAATCTGAGCAACGACCGCTCAGCCACCGCGATTTTTGCTCTGATGACGGCCAGCAGCAAGTGCACCATCGTCTCGACTGGTATCGCCGTGGAGGAGGAGGGGTGGCGTTGGTTCGTCCCTGGCTGACGGCTGCACTCAATGATGATACGAGTGCAGCACGTCTGAGCGATGAGATGCGCCATGGACTGACATTGGCGTTGAAGGGACAGGATGCTCCGGCCTTTATTCACTGGGCTACCACCAATGGACTTGATGGCCGTAAAGCCCGTGATCGCTGGTGTCGCGTGACGGCGGGACAGCTGATGGCTGACGAGTGTTTTCCGTTGAGCCAGCCGTGA